GCCGACACCGGCCGGCGCTACGCCGCGGTGTCCGGGGACGTGAACCCGATCCACCTCTCCGCCGTCAGCGCCAAGGCGTTCGGTTTCCCGAAGGCCATCGCCCACGGCATGTACACCGCTTCGCGCGCCTTCACCGAGTCGCGGGTGGACCTCTCCCGGCCACTGCGCTGGGACGTCACCTTCGACGCCCCGGTCACCCTGCCCGGCACCGTGCTCGTCGCCTACGAGGACGAGCCCGGTCGCGCCGGGGTGCGCTGCCTCGGCTGGCGTCCCGCCCGTGGCGAGAAGGCCGCGCGGCGCTGCTTCGAGGTCGAGGTGACGATGCTCGACCGCTGAGGTCGTGCCACCGTGCGAGCCAGCGATGCAGAAAGTTCCATGATCTGGAACTTTCTGCATCGCTGGCTCTGTGTGGAGGGCCGCCGGCCCGGATCTAGGCGCTGTCGGTGATCGTGATGCGCAGGTCCCGATCCGGTGCGGCGCCCCCGACGGCTGCGACGACCCCGGCGACGCGGCGGGCTTCGTCCTCGAGCAGGGCGCGCGGTGAGAGGCCCGCCTCGGGGAACCAGTCGATGGTCAGCGCGTCGCCGGACCTCCGCCAGGTGCCGGTGACGACGCCGCCGCGGAGCATCAGGTGTGCGCCGCGCGAGGCGAGGGCGCGGCGGGCCGGGGCGAGGAGGCGCGGGTCGGCCGTGCCCGGGCCCATGATCCAGGGGTCGAAGCCGGGCACCAGGCGCACCGCCTCGGTCGGCTCCGTCGCCGTGATCCGGTCGAGGTCGGCGGTGAGCACGTAAGCCAGCGACGGGGTCCGGGTGGGGGCCTGCGCCTCCGACGTCGCTGATCCCGAGGCCGCATTGCTCGGCCCGGTGAGCTGCACCGTCGTCACCTCGTCGCCGAGGTCCGCGAGCCAGCCGAGCACCCGGCGGCGCGGCGCGCTCAGCCCCTCGGCGAGGAAGTACAGCAGGTTCTCCTCGGTCGCCGGACCGTAGGCGGCGAGGTACAGACGCACGGCCTCGGGCCCTGCCTCGTCGAGATCCTGGTGTTCGGGGCGGTGCTCACCCTCGCGCACCAGGCGGAAGGTCGCCGTCCCGTCCCGCGGCGGGCCGAAGCAGATGTCGCCCCACCAGTGCAGAGGCTTGTACAGGCTGTCCGCGCCGATGCCCGTCGCGGCCTCCGCGAGGTGGCGCAGCGCCGGGTCGCGGGCGAGGTGGGCGCTGATCTCCGCCCGGGTCCGCGGCCCGTCGGCCAGGACTCGGCGCACGCTCTCGCGCAACGGGGCCCAGTCCTCGAGGGCGAAGCGTCCCTGGCGCTGGTACCGCGCCGTCTCCCACACCCGGGTCGTCGCCCTCACGCGCAGCAGCACCGACGCCGCCGACGCGGTGAGCGCGGTCGACCCGCCCCGCAGCGCATAGGCGGCGACCACCTCGCCGGTCTCCAGGGCCCTCGCGAGCGCGCCCGGCGCAGGGTGCGCGCTGCGGATCCCGATCGCGAGCTCGGCGAGGTCGTGCGGCCAGGCCCGCAGCGCGAGGACCCGCTCGGCCACCTCGGCGGCTCCGTCGGCCGACGGGGCATCCAGGCCGTGGCGGTGCAGACGCCAGGCGAGAGCGCGGGAGGCATCGAGCGAGGTCATGGGCGAGGGCGCGGTCATGGGGAGGGCTCTGTCATGGGATGGGCGTTGTCATGGCGGGCTGGCCTCAGACACGTTCGCCGTCGGGAGTGGTCTGCCGCCTGTCCCCGAGCCCTGCCTCGAGGGTGCTGAGCAGGTGCTCGACGAACTCCGTCGGCCGCACGTCGGTCATCAGGTCCACCGTGGGCTCGCGGCCCCAGCGGCCCAGCTCGTCGCCGACGGTCTGGCCGCGGGTGAGGGTGCCGGCCAGCTCCACGTCGACCGGCAGCGGCCGGGTCTCGGCGAACTCGCCCGTGACCGCGTGGGCGGTGACCAGCGGGTCGTGCACGTGCGCCATCCACCCGAACCCGTCGGCCTCATGGAACTCGAAGTAGAAGCGCACCGCGTCGGCGAGGATCCGCGCGACCGGAGGGGAGGTCGAGCCCGCGAGGTGCTCGAGCCGGTCCAGCTCCGCCGCGGTGAAGGCGATCTGCTCGGTCGCCTGGAGCGCGCCGAGCACGGGCAGGCGCGGCGCGGAGGCGAAGGCGGCGAGCACGCGCTGCGCCGCCTCGGGATCCACGGCGATGTTCCACTCGCTGGTCGCGCCGGTGTTGCCGCGGTGGTTGATCGCCCCGCCCATCACGTGCAGGCGGCGCAGCAGCCGCGGCAGCTCCGGCTCGATCTCGAGGGCGAGCGCGAGGTTCGTGTGCGGGCCGAGCACGAGGCCCACGAGCTCCCCGGGCCGCTCGCGTGCGAGGTCCACCCACAGCTGCGCGCCGCGCCGCGGATCTTCGGTGCGGGTCGGCTCCGGCAGCACAGCGTGACCGAGGCCCGTCGGCCCGTGGGTGTCGTCGGCGAACATCGGCGGCTCCACGAGCGGGCGGTCCGCGCCGAGCGCGACCGGAGCGTCGAGGCCGAGCAGCTCGGAGAGGACGAGGTTGTTGCGGTGCACGGTCGCGGCCGGGACGTTCCCGCCGGTGGAGACGATCCCCGCCACCTCCACGTCGTCGCGGCAGGCGAGGTAGGTCAGGGCGATCGCGTCGTCGATGCCGGTGTCGCAGTCGACCAGGAGGGGGAGCGTCATCCCCTGAGCCTACGGCGGCGTGCGCGACAGGGGAGGGGCGAGTCGGGCGGAGTGCGCGACGGGCGAGGGGCGAGTCGGGCGGAGCGGGCGCCGGCAGGATGCGTGGCCGGCGGGGTGCGCGCCGGGCGGGGTGGCGACGGCGCGCTGGGCGGGGGAGGATCGCTCCATGGCGCATCCGCAGATGTTCGACGATGACGATCCGGTGCTCGAGCGCGTGCGCAGGATCGCCCTGGCCCTGCCCGGGGCGGCGGAGAAGATCAGCCATGGCCGCCCCGCCTTCCACACCGTGAAGGTGCACTGCTACTACGGCGGCTCGCGCAAGCTCGAGGGGGAGTGGGTGCAGCATCCGCACTCCGTGCTGCTGCACCTGCCGGAGTCCGAGGCGGCGGCGCTCGCCGAGGACCCGCGCAGCTTCGTGCCCGCGTATCTGGGGCCGTCCGGCTGGCTCGGCATCGACCTGGATGCGCGCACGGACGACGTCGAGCTCGCCGAGCTCCTCGAGGAGTCCTACCGCACCGTCGCCCCCAAGCGACTGATCGCCGAGCTCGACGCGCGCGGAGAGAGCTGACGAGGAGAGCCAGCGGGAAGGGGGCGCCTAGATCGTCGGGGCGCTCAGCTCGTGGGAGCGTTCAGGCTGTCGGACCGGGCAGCTCCTGCATCGCCCCCAGCAGTTCGAAGATCCGCTCGCCCATCTCCACCTGGGTGAGCAGCAGGCCGAGCGTCCCGTCGGGGTCGACGAAGAAGTCGGTGCCCGCCCCGCCGGACCAGCCCCACCGGCCCGCATGCGCGCCGGCGGTCACCACCGAGACGCCGAAGCCCCATCCGGTGCCGTTCCAGAAGCCGGGGAAGAACGAGTCCGGCTGTTTCGCGGCGGCGGGCACCTGGTCGGTGCTGAGCAGGCGCAGGTGCGCGGGGGAGACGAGCTCCCCGTCGCGCAGCGCGCGCAGGAAGCGCAGGTAGTCGGCGGCTGTGGAGACGAGCTCGCCGTGGCTGACGTCGTGCCCGGGATCTCCCACCAGCGGCCCGCCGCCGAGCGGCTCGAGCTCGACCAGGCCCGCGAGCCCGTCGGCCGCCGTGCGTCCGGTGCCGGGTTCCTCGTCCTCGCCCGCCACCGAGTACGCGGCCGGCAGTCGGTCGCGCTTCTCCTCGGGCACCCACAGCCCGATGTCCACCATCCCGAGCGGCGCGAAGAGGGTCTCGCGCAGGTGCGCCTGGAGGCTCGTGCCGGTCACGCGCGAGAGCAGGATCCCGAGCACGCTGAAGGAGTGGTGGTAGCGCCACACCCGCCCGGGCTGCCCGACCAGCGGCAGTGTGCCGAGCGCGGCGAGCCAGTCGCCGGCCGGGAGGGTCCAGGGCGCCGATCCCGCCTCGAGGCCGCGCTCGGCCATGGCCCGCTGCAAGGGGCTCTCCTCGAGGATCATCCCCACCCCGGAGGTGCAGGTCAGCAGGTGGCGGAGGGTGATCGGCGCGTCCGCGGGGACGGTGTCGTCGAGCTGCGCGCCGGGGCTCGTGAGCAGGCGGGGCGCGGCGAGCTCGGGGAGCCAGCGGCCGACGGGGTCGTCGAGAGCGAGCACGCCCTGCTCGACCAGGCGCAGTGCGGCGACGGCGGTGATCGCCTTGGTCATCGACTGGATGCGCATGATCGCGTCGGCCTCGAGTGGCGGACCGTCCACCGCCATCGCCCCGCGGGCGACCGGTTCGGGGTCGCGGCCGTGGGCGATGATCCCGCCGGGCACGGTCCCGGTGAGCACAGCGCTCTCGAGCAGGCGGACGGCAGGGGAGGTCGGCGTCGACATGACCCCAGCGTAGGCGCGCGCTCCCACATCGTCATCGGGCTGCGTCAGGACGCCGGCCCCTCACGGCGCGCGGGGAGAAGGTGCTGGAATACGCAACCCATTCCCGCACCTTCTCCCCGCCGGGCACCGGACGCGCCGCCGCCTAGACTCCCTGCATGAGCACCTTCGAGGACTTCGTCCTCCTGGCCCCGCGGGAGGTGCCCCTCGGCGGGCTGCGCGGGATGACCGTGCACCGCACCCTCCCGGCCCGCGCCACCTCGCTCATCGGCGCCTGGTGCTTCGTGGACCACTTCGGGCCGGACGACGTCTCCGCGACCGACGGGATGCGGGTCGCGCGCCACCCCCACACGGGCCTCGCCACCGTGTCGTGGCTGTTCGACGGCGCGATCACCCACCGCGACTCGATCGGCAGCCACTCCCTGGTCCGCCCCGGGGACGTGGACCTCATGGTCGCTGGCTCCGGGATCACCCACTCGGAGTTCTCCACCCTGGACACCACCGTCCTCCACGGCGTGCAGCTCTGGTACGCGCTGCCGGACCGCGCCCGGTTCCGTGAGCAGGAGTTCACCGTCCACACCCCGCCCGAGCACGCGACCGCACGGGCCGCGGTGCGGGTGGGGCTCGGCGGCTTCCGCGCCACCGATGAGGACGGCGCCGCGCTCGAGGACCGCAGCCCCGTGGTCACCGACACCGCGCTCGGCATGGTGCAGATCGACCTGCGCGCCGGGTCGAGGCTGCACCTCGAGCTCGAGGCCGGGCACGAGCACGGCATCCTCGTGGACCGCGGCGCGGCCCGGCTCTCGACCGTGCGCCCGGGCGACGCGGGCCCCGACTCCAGCACGCCCGGCGCGTCGACGGAGCTCGTCCACGACGCGGCCGAGCGGGACCTGGTCGTGCTGCCCGACGGGGTGGACCACCTCGACCTCGCCGCGACCGGCGACACGGACCTGCGCGTCATGCTGCTCAGCGGTGAGCCGCTCGGCGAGGACATCATCATGTGGTGGAACTTCGTGGGCCGAACCCACGAGGAGATCGTCGCCTTCCGCGCCCGCTACCAGGCGGAGATCGGCGTCGAGCTCGCCCTCGAGGACGCCCCGATCGCCGACATCGCCCGCGAGCGCGGCGGGCTCGCAGCGGACGACGAGCAGTTCGGCCCGTTCGCGGACCACACGCCGACCGCGCTGCCGGCGCCCGGTCTGCCGAACGGTCGACTCCGCTCCCGCGGACGCCGCGAACTGCCCGCCTGACACCCTGCCGTTCCGCCGGACTCACGCGCCGGCGCTCCCGTCGACCCGCCCCTCCCTCCTGCCCCGAAGGACCCCGTGACCAGCTCCTCCCCGCACTCTGACGCCGCGCCCGACAGCGCCGGCCACGACTCGGCGCACCCCGACGCCGCGCCCGACG
This genomic interval from Brachybacterium aquaticum contains the following:
- a CDS encoding DNA glycosylase AlkZ-like family protein, whose translation is MTAPSPMTSLDASRALAWRLHRHGLDAPSADGAAEVAERVLALRAWPHDLAELAIGIRSAHPAPGALARALETGEVVAAYALRGGSTALTASAASVLLRVRATTRVWETARYQRQGRFALEDWAPLRESVRRVLADGPRTRAEISAHLARDPALRHLAEAATGIGADSLYKPLHWWGDICFGPPRDGTATFRLVREGEHRPEHQDLDEAGPEAVRLYLAAYGPATEENLLYFLAEGLSAPRRRVLGWLADLGDEVTTVQLTGPSNAASGSATSEAQAPTRTPSLAYVLTADLDRITATEPTEAVRLVPGFDPWIMGPGTADPRLLAPARRALASRGAHLMLRGGVVTGTWRRSGDALTIDWFPEAGLSPRALLEDEARRVAGVVAAVGGAAPDRDLRITITDSA
- a CDS encoding nucleoside hydrolase, coding for MTLPLLVDCDTGIDDAIALTYLACRDDVEVAGIVSTGGNVPAATVHRNNLVLSELLGLDAPVALGADRPLVEPPMFADDTHGPTGLGHAVLPEPTRTEDPRRGAQLWVDLARERPGELVGLVLGPHTNLALALEIEPELPRLLRRLHVMGGAINHRGNTGATSEWNIAVDPEAAQRVLAAFASAPRLPVLGALQATEQIAFTAAELDRLEHLAGSTSPPVARILADAVRFYFEFHEADGFGWMAHVHDPLVTAHAVTGEFAETRPLPVDVELAGTLTRGQTVGDELGRWGREPTVDLMTDVRPTEFVEHLLSTLEAGLGDRRQTTPDGERV
- a CDS encoding MmcQ/YjbR family DNA-binding protein, with protein sequence MAHPQMFDDDDPVLERVRRIALALPGAAEKISHGRPAFHTVKVHCYYGGSRKLEGEWVQHPHSVLLHLPESEAAALAEDPRSFVPAYLGPSGWLGIDLDARTDDVELAELLEESYRTVAPKRLIAELDARGES
- a CDS encoding serine hydrolase domain-containing protein, with product MSTPTSPAVRLLESAVLTGTVPGGIIAHGRDPEPVARGAMAVDGPPLEADAIMRIQSMTKAITAVAALRLVEQGVLALDDPVGRWLPELAAPRLLTSPGAQLDDTVPADAPITLRHLLTCTSGVGMILEESPLQRAMAERGLEAGSAPWTLPAGDWLAALGTLPLVGQPGRVWRYHHSFSVLGILLSRVTGTSLQAHLRETLFAPLGMVDIGLWVPEEKRDRLPAAYSVAGEDEEPGTGRTAADGLAGLVELEPLGGGPLVGDPGHDVSHGELVSTAADYLRFLRALRDGELVSPAHLRLLSTDQVPAAAKQPDSFFPGFWNGTGWGFGVSVVTAGAHAGRWGWSGGAGTDFFVDPDGTLGLLLTQVEMGERIFELLGAMQELPGPTA
- a CDS encoding pirin family protein; translation: MSTFEDFVLLAPREVPLGGLRGMTVHRTLPARATSLIGAWCFVDHFGPDDVSATDGMRVARHPHTGLATVSWLFDGAITHRDSIGSHSLVRPGDVDLMVAGSGITHSEFSTLDTTVLHGVQLWYALPDRARFREQEFTVHTPPEHATARAAVRVGLGGFRATDEDGAALEDRSPVVTDTALGMVQIDLRAGSRLHLELEAGHEHGILVDRGAARLSTVRPGDAGPDSSTPGASTELVHDAAERDLVVLPDGVDHLDLAATGDTDLRVMLLSGEPLGEDIIMWWNFVGRTHEEIVAFRARYQAEIGVELALEDAPIADIARERGGLAADDEQFGPFADHTPTALPAPGLPNGRLRSRGRRELPA